One window of Curtobacterium sp. 458 genomic DNA carries:
- a CDS encoding DNA-3-methyladenine glycosylase, protein MTDALRALLAEPAPISAPALLSATIAGRGVAIRISEVEAYHGPTDPGSHGHRGMTQRNRHLFGPPGTLYAYRSYGIHTCVNVVSGAEGTSAGSLLRGGEVIDGLATARERRGLRPADVALARGPGNLGVALGAVLGTDDGTSLLDGSGPFVLTLAPGLEARLASAPPAAVVEELLAETDAAGVRRISRGPRTGVGGVAGGVRFPWRFWLTGDPTVSTYRRHKGAVD, encoded by the coding sequence ATGACCGACGCGCTGCGGGCACTGCTCGCCGAGCCCGCTCCGATCTCCGCCCCGGCCCTGCTCAGCGCGACCATCGCCGGCCGCGGCGTCGCGATCCGCATCAGCGAGGTGGAGGCATACCACGGCCCGACCGATCCGGGCTCCCACGGACACCGCGGCATGACCCAGCGCAACCGCCACCTCTTCGGCCCGCCGGGCACGCTCTACGCCTACCGCTCGTACGGCATCCACACGTGCGTCAACGTCGTCAGCGGCGCCGAGGGCACGTCGGCCGGCTCGTTGCTCCGTGGCGGCGAGGTCATCGACGGCCTGGCCACCGCCCGCGAGCGCCGCGGGCTCCGCCCCGCCGACGTGGCTCTGGCGCGCGGACCCGGGAACCTCGGCGTCGCGCTCGGGGCCGTCCTCGGCACCGACGACGGCACGTCGCTCCTGGACGGGTCCGGTCCGTTCGTCCTCACCCTGGCACCCGGCCTGGAGGCACGGCTCGCCTCCGCCCCGCCGGCCGCGGTCGTCGAGGAACTCCTGGCGGAGACGGACGCCGCAGGCGTGCGGCGCATCTCGCGAGGGCCGCGCACGGGCGTCGGCGGCGTCGCCGGCGGCGTGCGCTTCCCCTGGCGCTTCTGGCTGACGGGCGACCCAACGGTCTCGACGTACCGACGGCACAAGGGTGCCGTCGACTAG
- the tyrS gene encoding tyrosine--tRNA ligase, whose product MSSDTALDVLTRQQNDPTFASVWDELRWRGLVHVSTDETALKEALDGEPITYYCGFDPTAPSLHCGNLLQLLTLRRIQLAGHKPLALVGGSTGLIGDPRPTAERTLNTPETVADWVDRLRAQVSRFLSPEGENGVRLVNNLDWTAPLSAIDFLRDIGKYFRVNSMLKKDAVAARLNSDAGISYTEFSYQILQGLDYRELFRQYGCTLQTGGSDQWGNLTSGTELIRRTEGAAVHALGTPLIVNSDGTKFGKSEGNAIWLDPEMTSPYAFYQFWLNTSDADVVERLRQFTFLSRAEVERLAQAVADEPFRREAQRTLAFEVTAVVHGVEATQAAIDAAAALFGNGDLTTLDEQTLRSAIAELPGSTTLPGDADVARALVETGLVKSLGEARRAIDQGGVYVNNARAEDPTAPVADLALRGGVLVLRRGKKTLAGVSIS is encoded by the coding sequence GTGTCCAGTGATACCGCGCTCGATGTCCTGACGCGCCAGCAGAACGACCCCACCTTCGCCTCGGTGTGGGACGAACTGCGCTGGCGTGGTCTGGTGCACGTCTCGACCGACGAGACCGCACTCAAGGAGGCCCTCGACGGCGAGCCGATCACCTACTACTGCGGCTTCGACCCGACCGCGCCCTCACTGCACTGCGGCAACCTGCTGCAGCTGCTGACCCTGCGCCGGATCCAGCTGGCGGGGCACAAGCCGCTCGCGCTCGTGGGCGGTTCGACCGGCCTGATCGGCGATCCGCGCCCGACCGCCGAGCGCACGCTGAACACCCCGGAGACCGTCGCCGACTGGGTCGACCGTCTCCGTGCCCAGGTGTCACGGTTCCTCAGCCCGGAGGGCGAGAACGGCGTCCGCCTGGTGAACAACCTCGACTGGACCGCGCCGCTGTCCGCGATCGACTTCCTACGGGACATCGGCAAGTACTTCCGCGTCAACTCGATGCTCAAGAAGGACGCCGTCGCCGCGCGGCTCAACTCGGACGCGGGGATCAGCTACACCGAGTTCAGCTACCAGATCCTCCAGGGCCTCGACTACCGGGAGCTCTTCCGGCAGTACGGGTGCACCCTGCAGACCGGCGGCTCCGACCAGTGGGGCAACCTGACCTCGGGGACGGAGCTGATCCGGCGTACCGAGGGCGCTGCCGTGCACGCGCTCGGGACGCCCCTGATCGTGAACTCCGACGGCACGAAGTTCGGCAAGAGCGAGGGCAACGCCATCTGGCTCGACCCGGAGATGACGTCGCCGTACGCCTTCTACCAGTTCTGGCTCAACACCTCGGACGCCGACGTGGTCGAGCGCCTCCGGCAGTTCACGTTCCTGTCGCGGGCCGAGGTCGAACGGCTCGCGCAGGCCGTCGCGGACGAACCGTTCCGCCGTGAGGCGCAGCGCACCCTCGCGTTCGAGGTGACCGCGGTCGTGCACGGGGTCGAGGCGACCCAGGCCGCGATCGACGCCGCCGCTGCCCTGTTCGGCAACGGCGACCTGACGACCCTCGACGAGCAGACCCTCCGGTCCGCGATCGCCGAGCTGCCGGGGTCGACGACGTTGCCCGGCGATGCCGACGTTGCGCGCGCCCTCGTCGAGACCGGTCTCGTGAAGTCCCTCGGCGAGGCCCGGCGAGCGATCGACCAGGGCGGGGTGTACGTGAACAACGCCCGGGCCGAGGACCCGACCGCACCGGTGGCGGACCTCGCGCTGCGCGGGGGAGTGCTCGTGCTCCGTCGCGGCAAGAAGACCCTCGCGGGTGTGTCGATCAGCTGA
- a CDS encoding HAD-IIA family hydrolase gives MTDLDGVVYRGRNAIPHAVESLTRASLGARVGYITNNASRRPVDVAEHLEAFGLEVAADDVVTSSQAGVRLLSTLVPAGSTVLVTGGLGLTSIVEEAGFTVTNSAEDSPAAVIQGFSPDLGWKELAEASFALADPDVPWVATNMDWSIPVERGIAPGNGTLVSAVHQAVGRMPVVAGKPERPIFDAALARFGGAHPLFIGDRLDTDIKGANDAGIPSVLVLTGIDRAKQVLAADPKSRPTFILGDLRGLSTPYPVTDRREDEDGTRYVTVGDSTVAMRGHVVRVLDDGDDLDRLRAGATIIWESGLAIYGLDVDPKLYGGE, from the coding sequence CTGACGGACCTCGACGGCGTCGTGTACCGCGGACGCAACGCGATCCCGCACGCCGTCGAGTCCCTGACGCGGGCGTCGCTCGGCGCCCGCGTCGGGTACATCACGAACAACGCGTCGCGGCGTCCGGTCGACGTGGCCGAGCACCTCGAAGCGTTCGGCCTCGAGGTCGCCGCGGACGACGTCGTGACCTCGTCGCAGGCCGGCGTCCGACTCCTGTCGACGCTCGTGCCGGCCGGATCGACGGTCCTGGTGACCGGTGGCCTCGGGCTCACGAGCATCGTCGAGGAAGCCGGGTTCACGGTCACGAACAGCGCCGAGGACTCGCCGGCGGCGGTCATCCAGGGCTTCTCGCCCGACCTCGGGTGGAAGGAGCTCGCGGAGGCGTCCTTCGCCCTTGCGGACCCCGACGTGCCGTGGGTCGCGACGAACATGGACTGGTCGATCCCCGTCGAGCGAGGGATCGCGCCCGGCAACGGCACGCTCGTGTCGGCCGTGCACCAGGCGGTCGGCCGGATGCCGGTCGTCGCGGGCAAGCCCGAACGGCCGATCTTCGACGCTGCCCTCGCCCGCTTCGGCGGTGCGCATCCCCTGTTCATCGGCGACCGTCTCGACACCGACATCAAGGGGGCGAACGACGCCGGGATCCCGAGCGTCCTCGTCCTGACCGGGATCGACCGGGCGAAGCAGGTCCTCGCGGCCGACCCGAAGTCGCGGCCGACGTTCATCCTCGGCGACCTCCGCGGCCTGTCGACGCCGTACCCGGTGACGGACCGGCGCGAGGACGAGGACGGCACCCGGTACGTCACGGTCGGCGACTCCACGGTCGCGATGCGCGGGCACGTCGTGCGGGTGCTCGACGACGGCGACGACCTCGACCGACTACGCGCGGGCGCGACGATCATCTGGGAGTCGGGCCTGGCCATCTACGGTCTCGACGTGGACCCGAAGCTGTACGGCGGCGAGTAG
- a CDS encoding TlyA family RNA methyltransferase — protein sequence MPEPAGAPEGARGGPVRLDALVAERGLARSRTAATKLIQDGRVTVAGVAVVKPSHPTRADAAIVVDSGDEWVSRAARKLVGALDAFEIDPTGRVALDVGASTGGFTQVLLARGARRVVALDVGHGQLDPVVALDDRVAVVEGCNARNLTAESYAALDPAAAETSLVVGDLSFISLRIVLPVLASAVPSDDFVLLVKPQFEVGRGGVREGIVRDPGLRNDALMNVLWSAWDAGLGTSGLAASPIVGTHGNHEYLARFQRGVGTNPTEWIDRATSLAEGVA from the coding sequence GTGCCTGAGCCCGCCGGAGCACCCGAGGGCGCTCGCGGCGGTCCCGTCCGTCTCGACGCGCTCGTCGCCGAACGCGGACTCGCACGGTCACGCACGGCGGCGACCAAGCTGATCCAGGACGGGCGAGTCACCGTCGCCGGGGTCGCGGTCGTCAAGCCGTCCCACCCGACCCGTGCGGACGCCGCGATCGTCGTCGACTCCGGGGACGAGTGGGTGTCCCGTGCTGCGCGGAAGCTCGTCGGTGCCCTCGACGCCTTCGAGATCGACCCCACCGGACGCGTGGCGCTCGACGTCGGCGCGAGCACGGGCGGCTTCACCCAGGTGCTCCTCGCACGCGGTGCCCGTCGGGTCGTCGCGCTCGACGTCGGTCACGGCCAGCTCGACCCCGTGGTCGCCCTCGACGACCGTGTAGCCGTGGTCGAGGGGTGCAACGCGCGGAACCTCACCGCCGAGTCGTACGCCGCGCTCGATCCGGCAGCTGCGGAGACGTCCCTCGTGGTCGGCGACCTGTCCTTCATCTCGCTCCGGATCGTGCTGCCGGTGCTCGCCTCCGCGGTGCCGTCCGACGACTTCGTGCTCCTGGTGAAGCCGCAGTTCGAGGTCGGTCGTGGTGGCGTCCGCGAAGGCATCGTGCGCGACCCGGGCCTCCGGAACGACGCGCTCATGAACGTGCTCTGGTCGGCGTGGGACGCGGGCCTCGGGACGTCCGGTCTCGCCGCTTCGCCGATCGTCGGCACGCACGGGAACCACGAGTACCTCGCGCGCTTCCAGCGTGGTGTCGGTACCAATCCGACAGAATGGATCGACCGGGCGACGAGCCTGGCGGAAGGGGTGGCATGA
- a CDS encoding NAD kinase, with amino-acid sequence MSDERHILLVSHTGRQDSIDAAVEVCDILHAAGVTPVMPFDEYADVRRAEASVGKVDILGVDVQADQLEIVIVLGGDGTILRAAELVRGTRAALVGVNLGHVGFLAESERPDLEETVQRTLRGEYHVEERVALQVDVVVGQETVYSSWALNEATIEKASRERMLEVVTEVDGRPLSSFGCDGVVISTPTGSTAYSFSGGGPIVWPDVDAILMVPLSAHALFSRPIVVGPDCTLAVEVLRRTSGVGVLWCDGRRAHDLPPGARVEVHRSSEPVRVARLKDAPFTDRLVAKFRLPVTGWRGPQRDDEVDQ; translated from the coding sequence ATGAGCGACGAACGGCACATCCTGCTCGTCTCGCACACCGGGCGGCAGGACTCGATCGATGCCGCGGTGGAGGTCTGCGACATCCTGCACGCCGCCGGGGTGACCCCGGTGATGCCCTTCGACGAGTACGCCGACGTCCGGCGGGCCGAGGCGTCCGTCGGCAAGGTCGACATCCTCGGGGTCGACGTGCAGGCGGACCAGCTCGAGATCGTCATCGTGCTCGGCGGCGACGGGACCATCCTCCGCGCTGCAGAGCTCGTCCGTGGGACCCGTGCGGCGCTCGTCGGGGTGAACCTCGGCCACGTCGGGTTCCTGGCCGAGAGCGAACGCCCCGACCTCGAGGAGACCGTGCAGCGCACCCTCCGTGGTGAGTACCACGTCGAGGAGCGTGTGGCGCTGCAGGTCGACGTCGTCGTCGGCCAGGAGACCGTGTACTCGTCGTGGGCGCTCAACGAGGCCACGATCGAGAAGGCGTCGCGCGAACGCATGCTCGAGGTCGTCACCGAGGTCGACGGCCGCCCCCTGTCGTCCTTCGGCTGCGACGGCGTGGTCATCTCGACCCCGACCGGCTCCACGGCGTACTCGTTCTCCGGCGGCGGCCCGATCGTCTGGCCGGACGTCGACGCGATCCTCATGGTGCCGCTGAGCGCGCACGCCCTGTTCTCCCGCCCCATCGTCGTCGGCCCGGACTGCACCCTCGCGGTCGAGGTGCTGCGCCGGACGAGCGGCGTCGGCGTGCTGTGGTGCGACGGCCGCCGGGCGCACGACCTGCCACCGGGTGCACGTGTCGAGGTGCACCGGTCCTCTGAGCCCGTGCGGGTGGCGCGGCTCAAGGACGCCCCGTTCACCGACCGTCTGGTGGCGAAGTTCCGCCTTCCCGTCACCGGCTGGCGCGGCCCGCAGCGCGACGACGAGGTCGACCAGTGA
- the recN gene encoding DNA repair protein RecN, translating to MIEEISIADLGVIGEATLELGPGFTVVTGETGAGKTMIVTALGLLLGARADAGAVRRGASSAVVEGRWHVPDHDAVAERVEDAGGAVEDGELILTRTVSAEGRSRATVGGRSAPVAVLGELADQLVTVHGQSDQIRLTSAAAQRAALDGFGGPKLRKAFDAYVAAYDAWQQHAGELETLTRDRDDRVAEAERIRAASDEIETADPQPGEDVELAERAERLGNLEELRLSAGLAHEALSSESLEGAPDVVGLVESARRAIERVAASDAALQPVLEQLTELSIQATEASASLSSYLGSLEPDAGHDLELINERRALLAGLTRKYGETVDDVIAYGQRAGERLLELDGDDDRIAALQQAVEQDEQTLADAAGALTAARTKAAGDLAKRVTAELKSLAMAGATLVVEVTDAEEYRRHGRDQVAILLQPHSGTDPRPIGKGASGGELSRVMLAIEVVMAGSTTVPTFVFDEVDAGVGGAAAIEIGRRLAQLAERTQVIVVTHLAQVAAFANNHLNVVKDASGAVTSSSVRRLDGEERLQEMARLLSGLGDSASGMEHARELLEVAGQSA from the coding sequence GTGATCGAGGAGATCTCGATCGCCGACCTCGGGGTGATCGGTGAGGCGACGCTCGAACTCGGTCCGGGCTTCACCGTCGTGACCGGTGAGACCGGCGCCGGCAAGACGATGATCGTCACCGCGCTCGGCCTCCTGCTCGGTGCCCGTGCTGACGCCGGTGCCGTCCGTCGGGGTGCATCGTCCGCCGTCGTCGAAGGACGCTGGCACGTGCCGGACCACGACGCCGTCGCAGAACGGGTCGAGGACGCCGGCGGCGCCGTCGAGGACGGCGAGCTCATCCTCACCCGTACCGTGTCGGCAGAGGGTCGCAGCCGCGCGACGGTCGGCGGTCGCAGCGCCCCGGTCGCGGTGCTCGGCGAGCTCGCCGACCAGCTCGTCACCGTGCACGGCCAGTCCGACCAGATCCGCCTCACGTCGGCCGCGGCCCAGCGCGCCGCCCTCGACGGGTTCGGAGGCCCGAAGCTCCGGAAGGCGTTCGACGCGTACGTCGCCGCGTACGACGCCTGGCAGCAGCACGCGGGCGAGCTCGAGACGCTCACGCGCGACCGAGACGACCGCGTCGCCGAGGCCGAGCGGATCCGCGCCGCCTCGGACGAGATCGAGACGGCCGACCCGCAGCCGGGCGAGGACGTCGAGCTCGCGGAACGGGCCGAACGGCTGGGCAACCTCGAGGAACTCCGGCTGTCCGCGGGCCTCGCCCACGAAGCGCTGTCGAGCGAGTCACTCGAGGGCGCACCGGACGTCGTCGGCCTCGTCGAGTCGGCACGCCGAGCGATCGAGCGCGTCGCGGCTTCGGACGCCGCACTGCAGCCCGTGCTCGAACAGCTGACGGAGCTGAGCATCCAGGCGACGGAAGCCTCGGCGAGCCTGTCGAGCTACCTCGGCTCGCTCGAACCGGACGCCGGTCACGACCTCGAGCTCATCAACGAACGACGCGCCCTGCTCGCCGGGCTCACGCGCAAGTACGGCGAGACCGTCGACGACGTCATCGCGTACGGGCAGCGGGCCGGCGAGCGACTCCTGGAGCTCGACGGCGACGACGACCGCATCGCTGCACTGCAGCAGGCTGTGGAGCAGGACGAACAGACCCTCGCGGACGCCGCCGGTGCCCTCACCGCGGCCCGGACCAAGGCTGCCGGCGACCTCGCGAAGCGCGTGACCGCCGAACTGAAGTCGCTCGCGATGGCCGGCGCCACCCTCGTGGTCGAGGTCACCGACGCGGAGGAGTACCGCCGACACGGTCGCGACCAGGTGGCGATCCTCCTGCAGCCGCACTCCGGCACCGACCCGCGTCCGATCGGCAAGGGCGCGTCGGGCGGTGAGCTCTCGCGCGTCATGCTCGCGATCGAGGTCGTCATGGCGGGCAGCACCACCGTCCCGACGTTCGTCTTCGACGAGGTCGACGCCGGCGTCGGCGGAGCGGCGGCGATCGAGATCGGGCGGCGGCTCGCGCAGCTCGCGGAGCGCACCCAGGTCATCGTCGTGACACACCTCGCGCAGGTCGCAGCTTTCGCGAACAACCACCTCAACGTCGTGAAGGACGCCAGCGGCGCGGTCACCTCGTCGAGCGTGCGGCGGCTCGACGGCGAGGAGCGGCTGCAGGAGATGGCACGGCTGCTCTCCGGCCTCGGCGACAGTGCCAGCGGCATGGAGCACGCCCGCGAGCTCCTCGAGGTCGCCGGTCAGTCCGCCTGA
- a CDS encoding CTP synthase: MADTYSGGTQTSNETPKVTKQIFVTGGVVSSLGKGLTAASLGNLLTARGLKVVMQKLDPYLNVDPGTMNPFQHGEVFVTDDGAETDLDIGHYERFLDINLSQAANVTTGQVYSSVIAKERRGEYLGDTVQVIPHITDEIKRRMREQAENDPQPDVIITEVGGTVGDIESQPFIESARQVRHELGRNNVFFVHVSLVPFMNASGEQKTKPTQHSVAALRSIGIQPDALVLRSDRPVSDSNKRKIALMCDVDEDAVVNAVDVPSIYDLPGLLHDQGLDQVIIDALRLEAHDVDWSAWKPVLDAVHEPKKEVTIALVGKYIDLPDAYLSVTEALRAGGFAHNARVKLKWVVSDDCTTPEGAAKHLGDVDGICVPGGFGVRGIEGKLGALRFAREQGIPTLGLCLGLQCMVIEYARHEAGLTDASSTEFDPETTTPVIATMAEQVDIIAGGDLGGTMRLGLYPAHFTDGSLAAELYGAPEASERHRHRYEVNNHYRQQIADAGLVFSGTSPDGTLVEYVELPREVHPFYIATQAHPELRSRPTNAHPLFAGLVGAAIERAGASSLFDPQESAA, translated from the coding sequence GTGGCGGACACTTACAGCGGCGGAACACAAACTTCGAACGAGACCCCGAAGGTGACGAAGCAGATCTTCGTGACCGGCGGGGTCGTCTCGTCTCTCGGCAAGGGCCTGACGGCGGCCAGCCTCGGCAACCTGCTCACGGCGCGCGGCCTCAAGGTCGTCATGCAGAAGCTCGACCCGTACCTCAACGTGGACCCGGGCACGATGAACCCGTTCCAGCACGGCGAGGTCTTCGTGACCGACGACGGCGCCGAGACCGACCTCGACATCGGGCACTACGAGCGCTTCCTCGACATCAACCTCTCGCAGGCGGCGAACGTCACCACCGGGCAGGTCTACTCGAGCGTCATCGCCAAGGAGCGTCGCGGCGAGTACCTCGGCGACACGGTCCAGGTCATCCCGCACATCACCGACGAGATCAAGCGCCGGATGCGCGAGCAGGCGGAGAACGACCCCCAGCCCGACGTCATCATCACCGAGGTCGGCGGCACGGTCGGTGACATCGAGTCGCAGCCGTTCATCGAGTCGGCACGCCAGGTGCGGCACGAGCTCGGCCGCAACAACGTCTTCTTCGTGCACGTCTCGCTCGTGCCGTTCATGAACGCGTCCGGCGAGCAGAAGACCAAGCCGACGCAGCACTCCGTCGCCGCACTGCGCTCGATCGGCATCCAGCCGGACGCGCTCGTCCTCCGCAGCGACCGCCCCGTGTCGGACTCGAACAAGCGCAAGATCGCCCTCATGTGCGACGTCGACGAGGACGCCGTGGTGAACGCCGTCGACGTGCCCTCGATCTACGACCTCCCGGGGCTGCTGCACGACCAGGGCCTCGACCAGGTCATCATCGACGCCCTCCGCCTCGAGGCACACGACGTCGACTGGTCGGCGTGGAAGCCGGTCCTCGACGCGGTGCACGAGCCGAAGAAGGAGGTCACGATCGCCCTCGTCGGCAAGTACATCGACCTCCCCGACGCGTACCTGTCGGTCACCGAGGCCCTCCGCGCCGGTGGGTTCGCCCACAACGCCCGCGTGAAGCTGAAGTGGGTCGTGTCCGACGACTGCACCACGCCCGAGGGTGCCGCGAAGCACCTCGGCGACGTCGACGGGATCTGCGTCCCGGGCGGCTTCGGTGTGCGCGGCATCGAGGGCAAGCTCGGCGCGCTGCGGTTCGCGCGTGAGCAGGGCATCCCGACGCTCGGCCTGTGCCTCGGCCTGCAGTGCATGGTGATCGAGTACGCCCGCCACGAGGCCGGGCTGACCGACGCGTCGAGCACCGAGTTCGACCCGGAGACGACGACGCCGGTCATCGCGACCATGGCGGAGCAGGTGGACATCATCGCCGGCGGTGACCTGGGCGGGACGATGCGCCTCGGTCTGTACCCGGCGCACTTCACCGACGGGTCGCTCGCGGCGGAGCTGTACGGCGCCCCGGAGGCATCCGAGCGGCACCGTCACCGCTACGAGGTCAACAACCACTACCGCCAGCAGATCGCGGACGCCGGCCTGGTGTTCTCGGGCACCTCGCCCGACGGCACGCTCGTCGAGTACGTGGAGCTGCCGCGCGAGGTGCACCCGTTCTACATCGCCACGCAGGCGCACCCGGAGCTCCGGTCGCGTCCGACGAACGCGCACCCGCTGTTCGCGGGGCTCGTCGGTGCGGCGATCGAGCGCGCGGGTGCCTCGAGCCTGTTCGACCCGCAGGAGTCGGCTGCCTGA
- a CDS encoding NUDIX hydrolase, translated as MTDAPIADEPTSFDVTDSTVVYEGVVWNVKRDTVAYGDGSMVREYIDHTGAVAVYAEDDEGRVLVIQQYRHPVRVRDWELPAGLLDHPGEDHLVAAKRELAEEADVEADEWEHLVTYNTSSGGSDEFLEIYRARGIRATASAFEREAEEADIVKRWVPRAELVEAILDGRLHNSGLVVAVLAADAAARR; from the coding sequence GTGACCGACGCACCCATCGCAGACGAGCCCACCTCCTTCGACGTCACCGACTCCACGGTCGTGTACGAGGGCGTCGTGTGGAACGTGAAGCGGGACACCGTCGCGTACGGGGACGGCTCGATGGTGCGCGAGTACATCGACCACACCGGGGCGGTCGCCGTGTACGCGGAGGACGACGAGGGACGCGTGCTCGTCATCCAGCAGTACCGGCACCCGGTCCGGGTGCGCGACTGGGAGCTGCCCGCGGGTCTGCTCGACCACCCGGGCGAGGACCACCTCGTGGCCGCGAAGCGCGAGCTCGCCGAGGAGGCCGATGTGGAGGCCGACGAGTGGGAGCACCTCGTCACCTACAACACCTCCTCGGGCGGGAGCGACGAGTTCCTCGAGATCTACCGCGCCCGTGGCATCCGAGCCACCGCGTCGGCGTTCGAACGGGAGGCCGAGGAGGCCGACATCGTGAAGCGGTGGGTGCCTCGCGCCGAGCTGGTCGAGGCGATCCTCGACGGGCGCCTGCACAACTCCGGGCTGGTGGTGGCGGTCCTCGCCGCCGACGCCGCGGCTCGTCGGTAG
- a CDS encoding site-specific tyrosine recombinase XerD: MALAQATESYLRHVAIERGLSQHTVSAYRRDLAVFAEWLADAPVVDSAGADRAGGAAAVEDVGRLARADVAGFVEHLATRPEPLAPRSIARMLSSVRSFTAFAAGEGWLPLDPGTAVRPPKAPMRLPKAISVHDMERLLGAVVGDDPVQLRDRALLELLYATGARISEAVGLSVDDVQSDDEGPGGPGVSVVRVTGKGNKQRIVPLGSFARAAIDAYLVRARPVFAARGPSTPALFLGARGARLSRQSAWLVIQAAAAAADLEAHVSPHTFRHSFATHLLEGGADVRVVQELLGHASVATTQIYTMVTADMLRDVYQTAHPRARRG; the protein is encoded by the coding sequence ATCGCACTCGCACAGGCCACGGAATCGTACCTGCGGCACGTCGCGATCGAGCGGGGGCTGTCGCAGCACACCGTGTCGGCCTACCGGCGCGACCTCGCCGTGTTCGCGGAATGGTTGGCGGACGCCCCGGTGGTCGACTCCGCGGGCGCCGACCGAGCCGGGGGAGCCGCTGCCGTCGAGGACGTGGGTCGTCTGGCGCGGGCGGACGTCGCCGGGTTCGTGGAGCACCTCGCCACGCGGCCGGAGCCCCTCGCGCCCCGGTCGATCGCGCGGATGCTCAGCTCGGTGCGGTCCTTCACCGCGTTCGCTGCGGGGGAGGGCTGGCTGCCGCTCGACCCCGGCACCGCCGTCCGACCGCCGAAGGCCCCGATGCGGCTGCCGAAGGCGATCTCCGTGCACGACATGGAGCGGCTGCTCGGCGCGGTCGTCGGCGACGATCCCGTGCAGCTGCGGGACCGGGCGCTGCTCGAGCTGCTCTACGCCACGGGTGCGCGCATCTCCGAGGCGGTCGGGTTGTCGGTGGACGACGTGCAGTCGGACGACGAGGGGCCCGGTGGTCCCGGGGTCTCGGTCGTGCGGGTGACGGGCAAGGGCAACAAGCAGCGGATCGTGCCCCTCGGCAGCTTCGCCCGGGCGGCGATCGACGCGTACCTCGTCCGGGCCCGGCCGGTCTTCGCCGCACGTGGACCCTCGACACCGGCGCTGTTCCTCGGTGCCCGCGGGGCGCGGCTGTCCCGGCAGAGCGCGTGGCTCGTGATCCAGGCGGCTGCGGCTGCGGCCGACCTCGAGGCGCACGTGTCGCCGCACACGTTCCGGCACTCGTTCGCGACGCACCTGCTCGAGGGCGGTGCGGACGTGCGGGTCGTGCAGGAGTTGCTCGGGCACGCGAGCGTCGCGACGACGCAGATCTACACGATGGTGACGGCGGACATGCTGCGGGACGTGTACCAGACGGCGCACCCGCGGGCGAGGCGGGGGTAG
- a CDS encoding DUF2510 domain-containing protein gives MTLPAAGWFPDPQDASRLRWWDGRTWAEATRALPSRTEPIVPVVVAPVGPSFSVGTAAIRTRPWASDARNVRRLCVLTVVAALAAALSAVWNPLGLVSAVALAIGSVAVIAPRATGGWRVLSRSIAASALVVAVATAAVAASAQFRLF, from the coding sequence GTGACGCTCCCGGCCGCCGGCTGGTTCCCCGATCCGCAGGACGCATCGCGACTGCGGTGGTGGGACGGGCGCACCTGGGCCGAGGCGACCCGGGCGCTGCCGAGCCGGACGGAGCCGATCGTGCCCGTGGTGGTCGCACCCGTCGGGCCCTCGTTCTCCGTCGGCACCGCAGCGATCCGGACCCGTCCGTGGGCGTCCGACGCCCGGAACGTCCGACGACTGTGCGTCCTGACCGTCGTCGCCGCCCTTGCCGCGGCGCTCTCGGCGGTCTGGAACCCCCTCGGGCTCGTCAGCGCGGTCGCGTTGGCGATCGGGTCGGTGGCCGTGATCGCTCCCCGGGCCACCGGCGGGTGGCGGGTGCTCTCGCGGAGCATCGCGGCGAGCGCCCTCGTCGTCGCGGTGGCGACGGCGGCCGTCGCCGCGTCGGCGCAGTTCCGCTTGTTCTGA